A stretch of Pogona vitticeps strain Pit_001003342236 chromosome 5, PviZW2.1, whole genome shotgun sequence DNA encodes these proteins:
- the PUS7L gene encoding pseudouridylate synthase PUS7L — protein MEEDSALPGALHSSIYVNDHVGFCGSIKTFPSDFIVSEINALGQLVNECATDSLRTSCETLSEQTRSCQKDCKRLRLDPPEPNIDEECCRDQEGDVCCPSECLPSSTEESEIHTATNLLECHLDKALTLGSLLDESLREKLSQFACQVKDAWNSKCEPEAFPTEFSLGPVPDKKVRASLHGAIRQEYPFLLSVTKCGEMVLKANQDYHELCKLVSEEEACGFLKFLDAKLENSKFAFRPDGEKEHRKMVHHFLSKKFGKLVETKSFSDSEQNVFIMVRFRAKSGFRKRTNAKSEEKEDIYTAFTLRKENLETLEAIGYLSSELGVLPSDFSYTGIKDKKAITYQAMVVKKVTPSRLKALGRVIGKKGLSVSGIHCASQPLRLGELQGNHFDIIVRNLKFQNNDCSTSLKQRVCEAIENVKKNGFINYYGPQRFGLGQNIQTDQIGLALLNEELVKAVKLFFTPEDSDDPVNKAKKYFLETEDAKSTLAMLPDFKVREKMLLRALHRYGINHEGCTRGWLSIPHSMRIFYVHAYCSKIWNEAVSYRVKIYGTRVVAGDLIFSTECTESCLLNDKVHMVTSAEEMANRYAINQVVLPMAGYSVHYPTNKVGEWYQERLARDQLQMSQFRLPALQLNVPGCYRHILKYPHDMSYHFLNGNGEKVGTGDGLLQDSETSLCMSFRLDPSCYATICLREIMKCDL, from the exons ATGGAAGAGGATTCTGCCCTGCCAGGAGCACTTCACTCTTCCATTTATGTGAATGATCATGTTGGCTTCTGTGGCAGTATAAAAACATTCCCAAGTGACTTTATAGTGTCAGAAATTAATGCATTGGGACAGTTAGTTAATGAGTGTGCAACGGATTCTCTTCGTACATCCTGTGAAACTCTCTCAGAACAAACTAGGAGTTGTCAGAAGGATTGCAAAAGACTAAGGTTGGATCCTCCAGAACCCAACATAGATGAGGAATGTTGCAGAGACCAAGAGGGTGATGTCTGCTGTCCTTCAGAATGTCTTCCTTCATCTACTGAAGAGAGTGAAATACATACTGCTACAAATCTACTTGAATGCCACCTGGACAAAGCCCTCACCTTGGGCTCTTTATTAGATGAGTCTCTAAGGGAGAAACTAAGTCAGTTTGCTTGCCAAGTGAAAGATGCATGGAATTCAAAATGTGAGCCAGAAGCTTTTCCCACTGAattttctcttggtcctgtcCCTGACAAGAAGGTTCGAGCCAGTTTGCATGGTGCCATTAGACAGGAATATCCTTTCTTACTTAGTGTTACAAAATGTGGTGAGATGGTCCTAAAAGCAAACCAAGACTACCATGAGCTCTGCAAATTGGTATCTGAAGAGGAAGCTTGTGGTTTTCTAAAGTTTTTGGATGCCAAATTAGAaaattcaaagtttgcttttagGCCTGATGGGGAGAAGGAACACCGAAAGATGGTTCACCATTTTCTCAGTAAGAAGTTTGGGAAACTTGTGGAAACGAAGTCTTTTTCCGATTCTGAGCAAAACGTTTTCATTATGGTACGATTTCGTGCGAAAAGTGGATTCAGGAAAAGGACTAATGCTAAGAGTGAGGAGAAAGAAGACATTTACACAG CTTTCACTCTTCGGAAAGAGAATCTGGAAACACTTGAAGCAATTGGCTACTTGTCTTCTGAACTTGGCGTACTTCCTTCAGACTTCAGTTACACAGGCATTAAAGACAAGAAGGCTATTACATACCAAGCTATGGTTGTGAAGAAAGTGACTCCTAGccg ATTGAAAGCACTTGGGAGAGTAATTGGGAAAAAAGGACTCAGTGTATCCGGGATTCACTGTGCAAGCCAGCCTCTGAGGCTTGGTGAGCTGCAAGGAAATCACTTTGATATCATAGTGAGAAATTTGAAGTTCCAGAATAATGACTGTTCCACCAGCTTAAAACAGAGGGTTTGTGAAGCAATTGAGAATGTTAAG AAAAATGGTTTTATAAATTACTATGGACCTCAACGATTTGGCCTAGGACAGAATATTCAGACGGATCAAATTGGATTAGCTTTGCTGAATGAAGAGCTG GTCAAAGCTGTAAAGTTGTTTTTTACACCAGAGGATTCAGATGATCCTGTCAATAAGGCAAAGAAATACTTCCTTGAGACAG AGGATGCAAAAAGTACCCTTGCAATGCTTCCTGACTTTAAAGTAAGAGAGAAGATGCTACTGCGTGCTTTGCACCGCTATGGTATAAATCATGAGGGATGTACACGAGGATGGCTGAGCATTCCACACTCCATGCGTATTTTCTACGTTCACGCATATTGCAGTAAAATCTGGAATGAAGCTGTGTCCTATCGGGTTAAGATCTACGGTACAAGAGTTGTGGCTGGTGATCTAATCTTTTCTACAGAATGCACTGAAAGCTGTTTACTAAATGATAAG GTACATATGGTAACGTCTGCAGAAGAAATGGCCAATAGATATGCAATAAACCAA GTTGTTCTCCCAATGGCTGGTTACAGTGTCCATTATCCCACCAATAAAGTTGGAGAGTGGTATCAGGAAAGGCTGGCCAGAGACCAGCTTCAGATGTCCCAGTTCCGACTTCCGGCTTTACAGCTGAACGTGCCTGGCTGCTATCGGCATATTCTTAAGTACCCTCACGACATGTCCTACCATTTCTTAAATGGCAATGGAGAAAAAGTAGGAACTGGAGATGGCCTCTTACAGGATTCAGAAACATCTCTGTGTATGTCCTTTCGGCTTGATCCGTCATGTTATGCAACTATTTGTTTGCGAGAAATTATGAAGTGTGATCTTTAA